The Pelagovum sp. HNIBRBA483 sequence ACGGCAAGTCCTTCTACGACCCAAAGGTCAACTGGCAGTACGAGACAGAACCCGAAGAAACACTGGCTGGTCGCCGCAGCTACTGGCCGCGCGGCAAGGTCGTTGGCGGCTCCGGCGCGATCAATGCAATGGTCTATGCGCGCGGGCTTCCAAATGATTTTGAGGATTGGGAAGCAGCAGGCGCCACCGGCTGGGGCTGGGAAACCGTCCGCCAAACCTATGAGGCCATCGAAACCCGTGTCGCCGCAGACGGAACGCGCAGCGGCTCCGGCCCCCTCCATGTGCAGGACGTCTCCGATCAAATCCACCGCGCCAACCGCCATTTCTTCGCAGCAACGGCGGAACTTGGCCTGCCCCGCACCGATGACATCAACGGTCCAAACAACGAAGGCGCAGCCGTCTACCAGATCAACACCAGCGGCGGTCGCCGGATGCATTCGGCGCGCGCGTTTCTAAAACCCGCCCTCAAGCGCCCCAATGTCACGCTGATAACCGGCGTGCTGGTCGAACGCATCGTTTTTGAGGGCACCCGCGCGGTCGCCGTGCAGGCCACCAAAGGCGGGCGCAGCATGACGCTAAAGGCTGGCCGCGAGATCATCCTCTCCGCAGGCTCCGTCACCTCGCCACGCCTGTTGCAGCTGTCCGGGATCGGCCCCGCAAACCTGCTCAAGTCTCACGGCATCATGCCGCTGCTGGATGCCCCGCAGGTTGGCGGCAACCTGCAAGACCACCTTGGCATCAACTATTATTTCCGCGCCACCGAACCCACGCTGAACAACGTCCTGCGCCCGTTCACCGGCAAACTGCGCGTGGCGCTGCAATACGCCCTCACGCGGCGCGGCCCGCTGGCCCTTTCGGTCAACCAATGCGGCGGCTATTTCCGCTCCGATCCAAGCCTGCCCCACCCCGACCAGCAGCTCTATTTCAACCCCGTAACCTATACCACGTCGCCGGATGGCAAGCGCACCGTGGTGCAGCCCGATGCCTTCGCTGGTTTCATCATCAGCTTCCAGCCTTCCCGCCCCACCAGCCGTGGCCGCATCGACATCAGCAGCGCCGATCCGTCCGCAGCGCCCAGCATCCGCCCGAATTCACTCGCCACCGAGGAAGACCGCGCGCAGGTGATCGCAGGCGGCCGCCTTTGCCAGCGCTACATGGCGACCGCCGCGCTGCAAGGCTTGGCGGATGGCCCCGTCGGCCCCGATCTCCGGCAGATGGATGACGCCACCATCCTCGAGGATTTCCGCGAGCGCTGCGGCACCGTCTACCACCCGATCGGCACCTGCCGCATGGGGTCTGACGCGCATCAATCTGTCGTTGATCCACAGCTGCGAGTGCATGGCATCCACGGCCTTCGCGTCATAGATGCGTCCGTCTTCCCCAATCTCACCTCGGCCAACACCAACGCGCCGACCATGATGTTGGCGCACCGCGCCGCCGACCTGATACTGGAGGCCCAATGAGCACACCCTATTCAATGTCCGGCGCGGTGCCGGTCGCCAATGACCGCAGCCAGCATGACACCGGCCCCCGCATCCAACGGATCGAAACCTTCTGCACGCCCCTGATCGGCTTCGTCCGCGTCACCGCCGAGGATGGCACGACAGGCTGGGGGCAGGTTTCCACCTACA is a genomic window containing:
- a CDS encoding GMC family oxidoreductase, with product MEHFDYIIVGAGSAGCVLAERLSASGRHKVLVLEAGGPGRSPWISLPLGYGKSFYDPKVNWQYETEPEETLAGRRSYWPRGKVVGGSGAINAMVYARGLPNDFEDWEAAGATGWGWETVRQTYEAIETRVAADGTRSGSGPLHVQDVSDQIHRANRHFFAATAELGLPRTDDINGPNNEGAAVYQINTSGGRRMHSARAFLKPALKRPNVTLITGVLVERIVFEGTRAVAVQATKGGRSMTLKAGREIILSAGSVTSPRLLQLSGIGPANLLKSHGIMPLLDAPQVGGNLQDHLGINYYFRATEPTLNNVLRPFTGKLRVALQYALTRRGPLALSVNQCGGYFRSDPSLPHPDQQLYFNPVTYTTSPDGKRTVVQPDAFAGFIISFQPSRPTSRGRIDISSADPSAAPSIRPNSLATEEDRAQVIAGGRLCQRYMATAALQGLADGPVGPDLRQMDDATILEDFRERCGTVYHPIGTCRMGSDAHQSVVDPQLRVHGIHGLRVIDASVFPNLTSANTNAPTMMLAHRAADLILEAQ